A single region of the Halorussus gelatinilyticus genome encodes:
- a CDS encoding MATE family efflux transporter: protein MSLFKGQEELDLTEGGILKPLVYLSLPIVLTNLMQTAYNLADTFWLGQYSTEALAAISFAFPMVFLLISLGMGLSVAGSVLVAQHTGADETEQAEYAASQTVSFAFIASVILGAIGYPFVRPFLDFLGASPDVLPGATAYMQVVALGLPFMFGFFVFISLMRGAGDTLTPMFVMLGTVILNVVIDPFLINGWNLGPLAFPELGIEGAAYATVFSRSVAMLVGIAIMLSGSRGIQINLRDMRPDFQYLRKILQIGVPASIEGTGRALSINALLIIVGLFPTTVVAAYGIGTRVFSVIFLPAIAVARGVETMTGQNIGAGKYDRAAKANYLAAKGLFAILAAVGVLIFLVPRPIVAVFTDDPEVLASGATFLRYVSLSFGFIGIMRAFTGGFRGAGKTMVAAAIAITTLAGIRLPVSYVASQFRLSIPFVPTEAIFGVEGIWVGFFVSNVAGAVIAYLWFSRDTWREGDVRGTPGPGPVDADDGEPAVSDD from the coding sequence GTGAGCCTCTTCAAAGGGCAGGAGGAACTCGACCTCACCGAGGGCGGCATCCTCAAACCCCTCGTCTACCTCTCACTCCCCATCGTCCTCACGAACCTGATGCAGACCGCCTACAACCTCGCCGACACGTTCTGGCTCGGCCAGTACTCGACGGAGGCGCTGGCGGCCATCAGCTTCGCGTTCCCGATGGTGTTCCTCCTCATCTCGCTCGGGATGGGGCTGTCGGTCGCCGGAAGCGTCCTCGTCGCCCAGCACACCGGGGCCGACGAGACCGAACAGGCCGAGTACGCCGCGTCCCAGACCGTCTCGTTCGCGTTCATCGCGTCGGTGATTTTGGGCGCGATCGGCTACCCGTTCGTCCGGCCGTTCCTCGACTTCCTCGGGGCCTCGCCGGACGTACTCCCCGGCGCGACCGCCTACATGCAGGTCGTCGCGCTCGGCCTGCCGTTCATGTTCGGGTTCTTCGTGTTCATCTCGCTCATGCGGGGTGCGGGCGACACGCTCACGCCGATGTTCGTGATGCTCGGGACCGTGATCCTCAACGTCGTCATCGACCCGTTCCTCATCAACGGCTGGAACCTCGGCCCGCTCGCGTTCCCCGAACTCGGTATCGAGGGCGCGGCCTACGCGACGGTGTTCTCCCGGAGCGTGGCGATGCTCGTCGGGATTGCCATCATGCTCTCGGGGAGCCGAGGCATCCAGATCAATCTACGGGACATGCGACCCGACTTCCAGTACCTACGCAAGATTCTCCAGATCGGCGTCCCCGCGAGCATCGAGGGGACCGGACGCGCGCTCTCTATCAACGCGCTTCTCATCATCGTCGGCCTGTTCCCGACGACCGTCGTCGCGGCCTACGGCATCGGCACGCGCGTCTTCTCGGTCATCTTCCTCCCGGCCATCGCTGTCGCGCGCGGCGTCGAGACGATGACCGGCCAGAACATCGGTGCAGGCAAGTACGACCGCGCGGCGAAGGCGAACTACCTCGCCGCCAAGGGACTGTTCGCCATCCTCGCGGCCGTGGGCGTCCTCATCTTCCTCGTCCCGAGACCCATCGTCGCGGTGTTCACCGACGACCCCGAGGTGCTGGCGTCCGGCGCGACGTTCCTCCGGTACGTGTCGCTGTCGTTCGGGTTCATCGGCATCATGCGGGCGTTCACAGGCGGATTCCGCGGTGCAGGTAAGACGATGGTCGCCGCAGCCATCGCCATCACGACGCTGGCGGGGATTCGACTGCCGGTCTCCTACGTCGCCTCGCAGTTCCGGCTCTCGATTCCGTTCGTTCCCACCGAGGCCATCTTCGGCGTCGAGGGAATCTGGGTCGGGTTCTTCGTCTCGAACGTCGCCGGCGCGGTCATCGCGTACCTGTGGTTCTCGCGAGATACGTGGCGCGAGGGCGACGTTCGCGGGACGCCCGGTCCGGGTCCCGTCGATGCCGACGACGGCGAGCCGGCGGTCTCCGACGACTGA